The following are from one region of the Polaribacter marinaquae genome:
- the ald gene encoding alanine dehydrogenase, with protein sequence MIVGIPKEIKNNESRVGMTPAGVFELTKRNHSVFVQSTAGEGSGFFDKDYQEVGATVLETIEEVYSKSEMIVKVKEPIASEYPLIKENQIVFTYFHFASSEPLTLAMIKSKAICIAYETVEDNDGTLPLLTPMSEVAGRMAIQQGAKYLEKPIKGRGILLGGVPGVKPGKVLILGAGVVGVQAAKMAAGLGAHVTIMDINMKRLRYVNDVLPNHVTTAFSSEYSIRQLIKTHDLIVGGVLVKGGKAPKLITKDMLKEMRPGTVIVDVAVDQGGCFETTKATTHEDPTYIIDDVVHYCVANMPGAVPYTSTMALTNVTLPFVLNLANKGWEKACEEDQNLSKGLSIVKGDVVYKEINEAFNL encoded by the coding sequence ATGATAGTTGGAATTCCTAAAGAAATTAAGAACAACGAAAGTAGAGTAGGTATGACACCTGCAGGTGTTTTTGAACTTACAAAAAGAAATCATTCAGTTTTTGTGCAATCTACAGCAGGAGAAGGAAGTGGTTTTTTTGATAAAGATTATCAAGAAGTTGGCGCTACAGTTCTAGAAACCATAGAAGAAGTTTACAGTAAAAGTGAAATGATTGTAAAGGTTAAAGAACCAATAGCATCAGAATATCCTTTAATTAAAGAAAACCAAATAGTATTTACTTATTTTCATTTTGCATCTAGCGAACCGTTAACACTTGCTATGATCAAAAGCAAAGCGATTTGTATAGCTTATGAAACTGTAGAAGATAATGACGGTACATTACCACTTTTAACACCAATGTCTGAAGTTGCCGGAAGAATGGCAATACAACAAGGTGCTAAATATTTAGAAAAACCAATTAAAGGGCGTGGTATTTTATTAGGAGGAGTTCCGGGTGTAAAACCTGGTAAGGTTTTAATTTTAGGTGCAGGAGTTGTTGGTGTGCAAGCTGCAAAAATGGCTGCAGGTTTAGGTGCTCATGTAACCATTATGGATATCAACATGAAAAGACTACGTTACGTAAATGATGTATTACCTAATCATGTTACTACCGCTTTTTCTAGTGAATATAGTATTAGGCAATTAATTAAAACGCATGATTTAATTGTTGGAGGTGTCTTAGTTAAAGGAGGTAAAGCGCCCAAATTAATTACCAAAGATATGCTAAAAGAAATGAGACCAGGTACCGTTATTGTAGACGTTGCTGTAGATCAAGGTGGTTGTTTTGAAACTACAAAAGCTACAACACATGAAGATCCTACATATATTATTGATGATGTTGTACATTATTGTGTTGCAAATATGCCAGGTGCTGTGCCTTATACATCTACAATGGCATTAACAAACGTAACTTTACCATTTGTTCTAAACCTAGCCAATAAAGGTTGGGAAAAAGCATGCGAAGAGGATCAAAACTTATCTAAAGGATTAAGTATTGTAAAAGGAGACGTTGTTTATAAAGAAATAAACGAAGCTTTTAATCTTTAA
- the rpsF gene encoding 30S ribosomal protein S6: protein MNHYETVFILNPVLSDTQIKETVQKFNDYLVSRGAEMISKEDWGLKKLAYPIQKKKSGFYHLFEYKVAGEEIAAFELEFRRDDSVMRYLSVKLDKHAAAWAKVRTERVKSSKK, encoded by the coding sequence ATGAATCATTACGAAACTGTTTTCATTTTGAATCCCGTTTTATCTGATACTCAGATAAAGGAAACAGTACAAAAGTTTAATGACTATTTGGTTTCTAGAGGTGCCGAAATGATTTCTAAAGAAGATTGGGGCTTAAAAAAATTAGCGTATCCAATCCAAAAAAAGAAAAGTGGTTTTTATCACTTATTCGAATACAAAGTAGCTGGAGAAGAAATTGCTGCATTTGAGTTAGAATTTAGAAGAGATGATAGCGTTATGCGTTACCTTTCTGTTAAATTAGACAAACATGCTGCAGCTTGGGCTAAAGTTAGAACTGAACGTGTTAAATCTAGTAAAAAATAA
- the rpsR gene encoding 30S ribosomal protein S18, whose translation MASIEQQAKGGKSADVRYLTPLDIDTKKEAKYCRFKKKGIKYIDYKDADFLMYLVNEQGKILPRRLTGTSLKYQRKVAQAIKRARHLALMPYVGDLLK comes from the coding sequence ATGGCATCAATAGAACAACAAGCAAAAGGTGGTAAATCTGCTGACGTTAGATATTTAACGCCATTAGATATAGATACAAAAAAAGAAGCAAAATACTGTAGATTTAAGAAGAAAGGTATCAAGTATATCGATTATAAAGATGCAGATTTCTTAATGTATTTAGTAAACGAACAAGGTAAAATTTTACCAAGACGTTTAACAGGAACTTCATTAAAGTATCAACGTAAAGTTGCACAAGCAATAAAAAGAGCGCGTCATTTAGCGTTAATGCCTTACGTTGGAGATTTGTTAAAATAA
- the rplI gene encoding 50S ribosomal protein L9: protein MELILRQDVENLGFKDDVVSVKNGYGRNFLIPTGQAVLATSSAKKVLAENLKQRAFKEAKLVEDANAIAETIKGYEIKIASKVGSGDKLFGSVNNIDLAAALAKAGTDIDKKFIKVTGGNVKRLGKYEAAVRLHRAVVADITFEVVAE, encoded by the coding sequence ATGGAATTGATATTAAGACAAGACGTAGAAAATTTAGGATTTAAAGATGATGTTGTATCTGTGAAAAACGGTTACGGTAGAAACTTTTTAATCCCTACAGGACAAGCAGTTTTAGCTACTTCATCTGCAAAGAAAGTTTTAGCAGAGAATTTAAAACAAAGAGCTTTTAAAGAAGCTAAATTAGTTGAAGATGCAAATGCAATTGCAGAAACAATTAAAGGGTATGAAATTAAGATTGCATCTAAAGTTGGATCTGGAGACAAATTATTTGGTTCTGTAAACAACATAGATTTAGCTGCAGCATTAGCTAAAGCTGGTACAGATATTGATAAGAAATTTATCAAAGTTACTGGTGGTAATGTTAAAAGATTAGGAAAATACGAAGCTGCTGTAAGATTACACAGAGCAGTTGTTGCTGATATTACTTTTGAAGTAGTAGCAGAGTAA
- a CDS encoding TonB-dependent receptor — MKQKFILVLSLFLFAVISVNAQVTSSKIKGIVTDVTGEPLFGASISVLHVPTGTLTGTTAQDNGRYTVLNLRVGGPYKITFSYLGFKSQEVNDVFLLLGKTTNIDGKLAEEGQSLDEIVISSSKNKTFNSDRTGAQTSVSAMQLKTLPTISRSTADFTRLEPSASGNSFGGRNDQFNNFSLDGAIFNNPFGLDAPTPGGQTGAQPISLDAIDQVSVSTAPYDVTLSGFTGASVNAVTKSGTNEFTGTVYGFYRNEDLTGSKVNGQDIFVPELTQNQYGVSIGGPIVKNKLFFFANFEKDERVDLGQNWLPNRGSGLINESRVLEQDLINVKNALAGIGYDTGSYEGFTHDTESTKGIFKLDWNVNENNRVAFIYNFLNASKDKPAHPTAINRRGPDFNTLQFQNSGYRINNKLNSFQFELNSNLTENTTNKLQLGYSHFEDSRDPFSAPAPVINIYKNGSPYIIAGHEPFSINNRLDQKVFQLTNNMNFFQGDHTYTVGFSFEKFMFKNSFNLKGYGFDVFGNVDINNFDANNYANALANAQTTFNTKNNLGEGVDGGWNLAEMNFGQLAFYVQDEWEVNNNFKLTYGIRFDKPLFFDTSELAQKFIDTENSEWFVPGIEYTDPETGNPYVFDSTEMPSNQWLISPRVGFNWDAKGDSSLQIRGGTGLFTGRLPFVWIGNQVSGSDVFFYQVVDPDFKFPQVWRTNIGIDKRLENGVVLTTDVSYTKDINGVHVQNWGLKTPSGTLSGVDNRPVYLAGDHATSFLGNANAYTLTNSNKGRIWNASFKAQKTFDNGLYTTIAYNYLNAKDVNSIEAEITGDAFAFNPALNNVNDEQLSYSKYGDTHRIVGVASKKWTYGNDKWSTTLSAFFEYAQGGRFNYTYGGDINGDGAAGNDLIYIPTTSEVTQMQFSGAGQATAFENYIQQDDYLNGRRGEYAERYGALAPWRGKWDIKLLQDLNINVGNGKTNTVQFSVDILNFGNLLNSKWGLIQQPNSVQPIGVSFDNAGDPVYTFDENQQTTFGYSSSLLSRWQAQIGLRYIF, encoded by the coding sequence ATGAAGCAAAAATTTATTTTAGTGCTTTCTTTATTTTTATTTGCAGTAATTAGCGTAAACGCTCAAGTTACTTCATCAAAGATTAAAGGAATTGTAACAGATGTAACAGGAGAACCATTATTTGGTGCATCCATTTCGGTATTACATGTACCAACAGGAACTTTAACTGGTACAACCGCTCAAGACAATGGTAGGTATACTGTATTAAATTTAAGAGTAGGTGGTCCTTACAAAATAACATTTAGTTATTTAGGATTTAAATCTCAAGAAGTTAATGACGTATTTTTACTACTTGGAAAAACTACTAACATCGATGGTAAGTTAGCAGAAGAAGGGCAATCATTAGATGAAATAGTAATTTCTTCATCAAAAAACAAAACTTTTAATAGCGATAGAACGGGTGCACAAACAAGTGTTTCTGCTATGCAATTAAAAACATTACCTACAATTTCTAGATCTACTGCAGATTTTACGCGTTTAGAGCCTTCGGCTAGTGGAAATTCTTTTGGTGGTAGAAATGATCAGTTTAATAACTTCTCTTTAGACGGAGCAATTTTTAACAATCCATTCGGATTAGATGCGCCAACTCCAGGAGGACAAACAGGTGCACAACCAATTTCTTTAGATGCAATTGATCAGGTTTCTGTATCAACAGCGCCTTACGATGTAACATTATCTGGTTTTACAGGAGCTTCTGTAAATGCAGTAACTAAAAGTGGTACAAACGAATTTACAGGAACTGTTTATGGTTTTTATAGAAATGAAGATTTAACGGGTAGTAAAGTTAATGGTCAAGATATTTTTGTGCCAGAATTAACTCAAAATCAATACGGAGTTAGTATTGGTGGACCAATAGTAAAAAATAAATTATTCTTTTTTGCAAATTTTGAAAAAGATGAACGTGTAGATTTAGGACAAAATTGGTTACCAAATAGAGGTTCTGGTTTAATAAATGAATCTAGAGTTTTAGAGCAAGATTTAATCAATGTTAAAAATGCTCTTGCAGGTATTGGTTATGATACTGGTAGTTACGAAGGTTTTACACACGACACAGAATCTACAAAAGGTATTTTTAAATTAGATTGGAATGTGAATGAAAACAATAGAGTTGCTTTTATTTATAATTTCTTAAATGCATCTAAAGATAAACCTGCGCATCCAACTGCAATTAATAGACGTGGACCAGATTTTAACACTTTACAGTTTCAAAACTCAGGTTATAGAATTAATAATAAATTAAATTCTTTTCAATTTGAATTGAATTCTAATTTAACAGAAAATACTACAAATAAGTTACAATTAGGATATTCTCATTTTGAAGATTCAAGAGATCCTTTTTCTGCCCCAGCACCAGTAATCAATATTTACAAAAATGGTTCGCCATATATTATAGCTGGTCATGAACCTTTTTCTATTAACAATAGATTAGATCAAAAAGTATTTCAATTAACAAATAATATGAACTTTTTTCAAGGAGATCATACTTATACAGTTGGTTTTTCTTTCGAAAAATTTATGTTTAAAAACTCGTTTAACTTAAAAGGTTATGGTTTTGATGTTTTTGGAAATGTTGATATTAATAATTTTGATGCAAATAATTACGCGAATGCATTAGCAAATGCTCAGACTACTTTTAATACTAAAAATAATTTAGGTGAAGGAGTAGATGGTGGATGGAATTTAGCTGAAATGAATTTTGGCCAATTAGCTTTTTATGTTCAAGATGAATGGGAAGTTAATAACAATTTTAAACTTACATACGGTATAAGATTTGATAAACCTTTATTCTTTGATACATCAGAATTAGCTCAAAAATTTATAGATACAGAAAATTCAGAATGGTTTGTACCAGGAATAGAATATACAGATCCAGAGACAGGAAATCCTTACGTATTTGATTCTACAGAAATGCCGTCTAACCAATGGTTAATTTCGCCAAGAGTTGGTTTTAACTGGGATGCTAAAGGAGATTCTAGTTTACAAATTAGAGGTGGAACAGGATTATTTACAGGTCGTTTACCGTTTGTATGGATTGGAAACCAAGTAAGTGGTTCTGACGTATTCTTTTATCAAGTTGTAGATCCAGATTTTAAATTTCCACAAGTTTGGAGAACAAATATTGGTATTGATAAACGTTTAGAAAACGGAGTAGTTTTAACTACAGATGTTTCTTACACGAAAGACATTAACGGTGTTCATGTACAAAATTGGGGATTAAAAACACCTTCTGGCACTTTAAGTGGTGTAGATAATAGACCTGTTTATTTAGCAGGAGATCATGCAACTTCTTTCTTAGGAAATGCTAACGCATATACTTTAACTAACTCAAACAAAGGTAGAATTTGGAATGCTTCTTTTAAAGCTCAAAAAACTTTTGATAATGGTTTGTATACAACTATTGCTTATAATTATTTAAATGCTAAAGATGTAAACTCTATCGAAGCAGAAATTACAGGTGATGCATTTGCATTTAATCCAGCATTAAATAATGTAAACGACGAGCAGTTAAGTTATTCTAAATATGGTGATACACATCGTATAGTTGGTGTTGCTAGTAAAAAGTGGACTTACGGAAATGACAAATGGTCTACTACTTTATCTGCATTTTTTGAATATGCACAAGGTGGAAGATTTAACTACACATATGGTGGAGACATTAACGGAGACGGTGCAGCCGGAAACGATTTAATTTACATTCCAACAACTAGTGAAGTTACACAAATGCAATTCTCTGGAGCAGGACAAGCAACTGCTTTCGAAAACTATATTCAGCAAGATGATTACTTAAACGGTAGAAGAGGAGAATATGCAGAAAGATACGGAGCCTTGGCACCTTGGAGAGGAAAATGGGATATCAAATTATTACAAGATTTAAACATAAACGTTGGTAATGGTAAAACAAATACTGTTCAGTTTAGTGTAGATATTTTAAACTTTGGTAATCTATTAAACTCTAAATGGGGTTTAATTCAGCAACCAAACAGTGTACAACCAATTGGTGTTAGTTTTGATAATGCTGGTGACCCAGTTTATACTTTTGATGAAAATCAACAAACAACTTTTGGTTACTCATCTTCATTATTATCAAGATGGCAAGCTCAAATTGGTTTACGTTATATTTTCTAA
- a CDS encoding DUF6495 family protein, protein MKYRQLTKEQFESLHEEFARFLASQSIDVKEWNQIKEEKPKIAEEEMNVFSDIVWDDVLTKTKFVEHYSKTAVNLFKCDEKKIKRIAIKINWDINLLEQEGFEWLMKNPLDNSVDIFTGDKEYNTERNSEIFDLIEKGGSISRGEIFNYFEQIIA, encoded by the coding sequence ATGAAATATAGACAACTTACTAAAGAACAGTTTGAAAGTTTACATGAAGAATTTGCTAGATTTTTAGCTTCGCAAAGTATAGATGTTAAAGAATGGAATCAAATTAAGGAAGAAAAACCAAAAATTGCAGAAGAAGAAATGAATGTTTTTTCTGATATTGTATGGGATGATGTTTTAACAAAAACGAAGTTTGTAGAACATTATTCTAAAACAGCTGTAAACCTTTTTAAATGTGATGAAAAAAAAATTAAAAGAATTGCCATAAAAATAAATTGGGACATTAATTTACTAGAGCAAGAAGGTTTTGAGTGGTTAATGAAAAATCCTTTAGACAATTCTGTAGATATTTTTACTGGAGATAAAGAATACAATACAGAGAGAAATAGCGAAATATTTGATTTAATTGAAAAAGGAGGATCTATATCTAGAGGAGAAATTTTCAACTATTTTGAGCAAATTATCGCTTAA
- a CDS encoding response regulator produces the protein MGKQINILLIEDNLIEIMKMKRTISLLELTHNITVAKNGEEALEILEDKSKFPDLILLDLNMPKLSGIEFLTILKGNDEIKHIPTVILTTSDNQKDLEECYSIGVSGYMLKPLKYDDYVKKIETVLNYWSINELKKY, from the coding sequence ATGGGTAAACAAATTAATATACTGTTAATAGAGGATAATTTAATCGAAATAATGAAAATGAAAAGAACTATTTCATTATTAGAATTAACACACAATATTACAGTAGCAAAAAACGGAGAAGAGGCATTAGAAATTTTAGAAGATAAAAGTAAATTTCCTGATTTAATTTTATTAGATTTAAACATGCCAAAATTAAGTGGAATAGAATTTCTTACAATTCTAAAAGGTAATGATGAAATTAAACATATTCCTACAGTAATTTTAACGACTTCAGACAATCAAAAAGATTTAGAAGAATGTTATAGTATAGGGGTTTCTGGATATATGCTAAAACCTTTAAAATATGACGATTACGTTAAAAAAATAGAAACTGTATTAAATTATTGGAGCATTAATGAATTAAAAAAATATTAG
- a CDS encoding heme NO-binding domain-containing protein gives MKGIVFTEFLDLVEEKFGIEMVDKIISQSTLESEGIYTSIGTYSFSEMLQLLKHLSENTNISIDNLLLVYAEHFFSVIENSYPGLLATYKDPIEMISSIEDHIHIEVRKIYPDAELPTFIVEEKTEDSLVLIYKSSRAMHHFGLGLMNKTFAHFNSTANIVLEKIKEDGTVVKFLINKN, from the coding sequence ATGAAAGGTATTGTTTTCACTGAATTCTTAGATTTAGTTGAAGAAAAGTTTGGTATTGAAATGGTTGATAAGATTATTTCGCAGTCAACATTAGAATCAGAAGGTATTTATACATCTATTGGTACGTATAGTTTTTCTGAAATGTTACAACTACTAAAACACTTAAGTGAAAACACTAATATATCTATTGATAACTTATTGTTAGTTTACGCAGAACACTTTTTTAGTGTTATAGAAAATAGTTACCCTGGTTTATTAGCAACCTACAAAGATCCCATAGAAATGATTTCTTCAATAGAAGATCATATTCATATAGAAGTTAGAAAAATTTACCCAGATGCAGAGCTCCCTACTTTTATAGTAGAAGAAAAAACTGAAGATTCTTTAGTTTTAATTTATAAATCTAGTAGAGCTATGCATCATTTTGGTCTTGGTTTAATGAATAAAACTTTCGCACACTTTAATTCTACAGCAAATATTGTTTTAGAAAAAATAAAGGAAGATGGTACGGTAGTTAAATTTCTTATTAATAAAAATTAA
- a CDS encoding PAS domain S-box protein, with amino-acid sequence MSQEKIDILERALKREKSARKAAEKILEDKSRDLYFVSEKLKDTNTKLETLLDEKSIQLEGVFENIVDAFVVMDLSGKVVKFNEPAIHLFGYDINNETLNVKDLVYKEDMEYAISSFFDLLTKGFFKNYQSRIYTKSKQIKWVQINASIIYNKEKQPIGAQGIVRDITEKRAADEKLLESKNRLSALVLNLNSGIILEDENRKISLTNNKFCQLFKIDESPEDLYGKNSDWALDEIKTLFKKPDEFENRIIEIVSNKTAVFGDHLELKDGTVLERNYMPIIVSGNLNGFLWTFRDITLEKNYSLSLEAQKAKYSNIIANMNLGLIEINTDNEILMVNQSFVDMSGYSKEELIGQKGNIYFPLTDVDTEKLKEKRKKRLKGESDSYELKVKTKSGETRHWLVSGAPNYNLSGEIVGSIGINLDITEFKKLELQKEKILKELEKRNEELHEYAHIVSHDLKSPLRSIDALVSWIKTDNEGKFDEMTLENFNLINTTLETMEKLFSNVLEYSSAGSNTSSLDDVDLNVTLSDLKSFLYVPENISINVVNTLPVIKGDKTKFQQLFQNFISNAIKFCDKEVGLVEVGYEDKNTFHQFFIRDNGIGIEKKYHEKIFQVFHSLNKRKDSTGIGLSIVKKIIDLHEGDIWLESEPNVGTTFFFTLKKN; translated from the coding sequence ATGAGTCAAGAAAAAATTGACATATTAGAAAGAGCTCTCAAAAGAGAGAAATCTGCAAGAAAAGCAGCAGAAAAAATTCTAGAAGATAAATCTAGAGATTTATATTTTGTATCTGAAAAGTTAAAAGATACTAACACAAAATTAGAAACATTATTAGATGAAAAATCTATACAATTAGAGGGTGTTTTCGAAAATATTGTAGACGCATTTGTTGTAATGGATCTCAGTGGAAAAGTTGTCAAATTTAATGAACCTGCAATACATCTTTTTGGTTATGATATTAATAATGAAACCTTAAACGTTAAAGATTTAGTTTATAAAGAAGATATGGAATATGCAATATCTTCTTTTTTTGATTTACTAACCAAAGGTTTTTTTAAGAATTATCAATCTAGGATTTACACAAAATCTAAGCAAATAAAATGGGTTCAGATTAATGCTAGTATCATCTATAATAAAGAAAAACAACCTATTGGTGCACAAGGTATTGTAAGAGATATTACAGAGAAAAGAGCTGCAGATGAAAAATTATTAGAGTCTAAAAATAGACTATCTGCTTTAGTTTTAAATTTAAATAGTGGAATTATTTTAGAAGATGAAAACAGAAAAATCTCTCTAACAAATAATAAATTTTGTCAACTATTTAAAATTGATGAGAGTCCAGAAGATTTGTATGGTAAAAACAGTGATTGGGCTTTAGATGAAATAAAAACACTCTTTAAAAAGCCTGATGAATTTGAAAACCGAATTATTGAAATAGTTTCTAACAAAACTGCAGTTTTTGGAGATCATTTAGAATTGAAGGATGGAACAGTTTTAGAAAGAAATTATATGCCAATTATAGTTTCTGGAAATCTAAATGGTTTTTTATGGACATTTAGAGACATTACTTTAGAGAAAAATTATAGTTTAAGTTTAGAAGCTCAAAAAGCAAAGTATAGCAATATAATTGCTAACATGAATCTAGGTTTAATAGAGATAAATACAGATAATGAAATTTTGATGGTAAATCAAAGTTTTGTAGATATGTCTGGTTATTCAAAAGAAGAATTAATAGGTCAAAAAGGTAATATTTATTTTCCTTTAACTGATGTAGATACAGAAAAGTTAAAAGAAAAAAGAAAGAAAAGACTTAAAGGAGAATCTGATTCTTATGAACTTAAAGTTAAAACAAAATCTGGTGAAACTAGACATTGGCTAGTAAGTGGTGCCCCTAATTATAATCTTTCTGGTGAAATTGTAGGTTCTATAGGTATCAACTTAGATATTACAGAATTTAAAAAATTAGAACTTCAAAAAGAAAAAATATTAAAAGAGTTAGAAAAAAGAAATGAAGAGTTGCATGAGTATGCACATATTGTTTCGCATGATTTAAAATCTCCTTTAAGAAGTATAGATGCTCTGGTTTCTTGGATTAAAACAGATAATGAAGGGAAATTTGATGAAATGACACTCGAAAATTTCAATCTAATTAATACTACATTAGAAACAATGGAAAAATTATTTTCTAATGTTTTAGAATATTCTAGTGCTGGTTCTAATACTTCTTCTCTCGATGACGTAGATTTAAATGTTACATTATCCGATTTAAAGAGCTTTTTGTATGTACCAGAAAACATTTCTATTAACGTTGTTAATACTTTACCAGTTATAAAAGGAGATAAAACTAAATTTCAGCAATTATTCCAAAATTTTATTAGTAATGCAATTAAGTTTTGTGATAAAGAAGTAGGTTTAGTAGAAGTTGGGTACGAAGATAAAAACACCTTCCATCAATTTTTCATAAGAGATAATGGTATTGGTATAGAAAAAAAGTATCACGAAAAAATTTTTCAGGTATTTCACTCATTAAATAAAAGAAAAGATTCTACAGGAATTGGTTTATCAATCGTAAAAAAAATAATCGATCTACACGAAGGTGATATTTGGCTAGAAAGTGAACCAAATGTAGGCACAACTTTTTTCTTCACACTAAAAAAGAACTAA
- a CDS encoding FIST signal transduction protein encodes MKTVQLKKNKNSNWKYLSENISLKKPLVLVFGNRFLLEDENIYQEVKEMFTDGHIVFGSSCGDISSDAIDEETITITAIEFEKSTFEIKTANVNENKIDDHYDSFKAGKDLISKFNTKNLKYIFVVSEGSFLNGSQFTTGMNAATDDNLLITGALCGDDARFEKTVSSYNENPKQGELVAIGLYGESLEVSFSINGGWTPFGPERIVTKSKGNILYELDNLPALDLYKKYLGDKSKELPSAALLYPLNVKSEKEKNSIVRTIININEDDNSMILAGDIIENSKVQLMMTNVDNIVNAAEKAAISASEIRKNKPELAILVSCIGRKLVLDQRVEEEVEEVIEIVGETTTVTGLYSYGEIAPFIGESNCQLHNQTMTITLISE; translated from the coding sequence ATGAAAACGGTACAATTAAAAAAAAATAAAAATTCTAATTGGAAATACTTATCAGAAAATATTAGTTTAAAAAAACCCTTAGTACTTGTTTTCGGTAATCGTTTTTTATTAGAAGATGAAAATATTTACCAAGAAGTTAAAGAAATGTTTACTGATGGACATATTGTATTTGGTTCTTCTTGTGGTGATATTTCTTCTGATGCAATCGATGAAGAAACAATTACAATTACAGCTATAGAATTTGAAAAAAGTACTTTTGAAATAAAAACTGCCAATGTAAATGAAAACAAAATTGATGATCATTACGACAGTTTTAAAGCTGGTAAAGATTTAATTAGTAAGTTTAACACAAAGAATTTAAAGTATATTTTTGTGGTTTCTGAAGGTAGTTTTTTAAACGGAAGTCAATTTACTACGGGTATGAACGCCGCTACAGATGATAATCTTTTAATTACTGGTGCTTTGTGTGGTGATGATGCAAGATTTGAAAAAACAGTATCTTCTTATAATGAGAACCCTAAACAAGGTGAATTGGTAGCAATTGGTTTATATGGCGAATCATTAGAAGTTTCATTTTCTATTAATGGTGGTTGGACACCTTTTGGCCCTGAAAGAATAGTAACAAAATCTAAAGGAAATATTTTATACGAGTTAGATAATTTACCAGCGCTAGATCTTTATAAAAAATATTTAGGTGATAAATCTAAAGAATTGCCAAGTGCAGCCTTATTATATCCTTTAAATGTTAAGTCTGAAAAAGAAAAAAATTCTATCGTAAGAACTATTATTAATATTAATGAAGATGATAATTCGATGATTTTAGCAGGTGACATTATTGAAAATTCAAAAGTTCAATTAATGATGACCAATGTAGATAATATTGTAAATGCTGCAGAAAAAGCCGCTATTAGTGCATCAGAAATTAGAAAAAACAAGCCAGAATTAGCTATTCTGGTAAGTTGTATTGGTAGAAAATTAGTATTAGATCAAAGAGTAGAAGAAGAGGTTGAAGAAGTTATAGAAATTGTAGGTGAAACTACTACTGTAACCGGATTATATTCATACGGAGAAATTGCTCCTTTTATTGGTGAAAGTAATTGTCAATTGCACAATCAAACAATGACTATTACTTTAATCAGCGAATAA